Proteins from one Mycobacterium sp. SMC-2 genomic window:
- a CDS encoding MGMT family protein: protein MAPVTDEQVERVRALVAAIPPGRVATYGDIADVAGLSSPRIVGWIMRTDSSDLPWHRVITASGRPARHLRARQLELLRAEGVLATDGKIALRETRYDFRR, encoded by the coding sequence GTGGCGCCGGTGACCGACGAGCAGGTCGAGCGGGTGCGGGCGCTGGTCGCGGCGATCCCGCCCGGCAGAGTCGCGACCTACGGCGACATCGCCGACGTCGCAGGCCTTTCCAGCCCGCGCATCGTCGGCTGGATCATGCGGACCGACTCCTCGGACCTGCCGTGGCATCGCGTGATCACCGCCTCGGGCCGCCCCGCGCGTCATCTGAGGGCCCGCCAACTCGAGCTGTTGCGTGCCGAAGGGGTCCTGGCCACCGACGGCAAGATCGCGCTGCGCGAAACCCGTTACGACTTCCGGCGCTAG
- the nudC gene encoding NAD(+) diphosphatase — translation MGIADFRLRNVPLLSRVGADRADQVRTDVEAATAGWADAALLRVDSRSQVLVTDGRVVLGSAAKLADKPPPEAVFLGRIDGGRHVWAIRGALEAPEDPDVRAEVVNLRGLGSILDDTSSQLVSSAVALLNWHDSARFSSVDGSPTRPARAGWARVNPITGHEEFPRIDPAVICLVHDGGDRAVLARQAVWPERMFSLLAGFVEAGESFEVCVAREIREEIGLTVRDVRYLGSQPWPFPRSLMVGFHAVADPGEGFSFNDGEIAEAAWFTREEVRAALAAGDWSSSAESKLLLPGSISIARVIIESWAEID, via the coding sequence GTGGGTATTGCAGACTTCCGGTTGCGGAACGTTCCGTTGCTGTCGCGGGTCGGCGCCGACCGGGCCGACCAGGTGCGCACCGACGTCGAAGCGGCCACCGCCGGATGGGCGGACGCGGCGCTGCTGCGGGTGGATTCACGCAGTCAGGTGCTCGTCACCGACGGCCGGGTGGTGCTCGGCTCCGCGGCCAAGCTGGCCGACAAGCCGCCGCCGGAAGCGGTGTTTTTGGGCCGCATCGACGGCGGCCGCCACGTGTGGGCCATCCGCGGCGCGCTGGAGGCGCCGGAAGACCCCGATGTCCGGGCCGAGGTGGTGAACCTACGCGGGCTGGGCTCGATCCTCGACGACACCAGCAGCCAGCTGGTGTCGTCGGCGGTCGCGCTGCTCAACTGGCACGACTCGGCGCGGTTCAGCTCGGTGGACGGCTCGCCGACCAGGCCGGCCCGGGCGGGCTGGGCGCGGGTCAACCCGATCACCGGTCACGAGGAGTTCCCGCGCATCGACCCGGCCGTGATCTGCCTGGTCCACGACGGCGGCGACCGTGCGGTGCTGGCCCGCCAGGCGGTGTGGCCGGAGCGGATGTTCTCGCTGCTGGCCGGATTCGTCGAGGCCGGGGAATCGTTCGAAGTCTGTGTCGCCCGCGAGATCCGCGAGGAAATCGGCCTCACCGTCCGCGACGTGCGCTACCTGGGCAGCCAGCCGTGGCCGTTCCCGCGCTCGCTCATGGTCGGCTTCCACGCCGTCGCGGACCCGGGCGAGGGGTTTTCGTTCAACGACGGGGAGATCGCCGAGGCGGCGTGGTTCACCCGCGAGGAAGTGCGCGCGGCGCTGGCGGCCGGCGACTGGTCCAGCTCGGCGGAGTCGAAGCTGCTGCTGCCCGGGTCGATCTCGATCGCGCGCGTGATCATCGAATCCTGGGCCGAGATCGACTGA
- a CDS encoding alpha/beta fold hydrolase → MTADLHVHRYGPPGPVRVLALHGLTGHGRRWQQLAGLLPEITFAAPDLIGHGRSTWAAPWSIDANVAALAALLDAEAEAPVLVVGHSFGGGLAMQLAAARPDRVAALLLLDPAVGLDGEWMREIADAMLASPDYRDAEEARLEKAHGSWSDVDPALLDAEIDEHLIELPGGRCGWRVSLPAMMSYWSELARDIVLPPAGTATILVRAKRTSPPYVGDHLIEGLQERLGSDFRLLDFDCNHMVPYAAPAEVAALTRELLEAR, encoded by the coding sequence GTGACCGCTGATCTCCATGTGCACCGCTACGGCCCACCCGGTCCGGTGCGAGTGCTGGCGCTGCACGGGCTGACCGGCCACGGGCGGCGGTGGCAGCAGCTGGCCGGGCTGCTGCCCGAAATCACTTTCGCCGCACCGGATCTGATCGGTCACGGCAGGTCGACGTGGGCAGCGCCGTGGAGCATTGACGCCAACGTCGCGGCGTTGGCCGCGCTGCTCGACGCCGAGGCCGAGGCGCCGGTGCTGGTGGTGGGGCACTCCTTCGGCGGCGGGCTCGCCATGCAGCTGGCCGCGGCGCGACCGGACCGGGTGGCGGCGCTGCTGCTGCTGGACCCGGCGGTCGGATTGGACGGCGAGTGGATGCGCGAGATCGCCGACGCGATGCTGGCCTCGCCCGACTACCGCGACGCCGAGGAGGCGCGCCTGGAGAAGGCGCACGGCTCCTGGTCCGACGTCGACCCCGCGCTGCTGGATGCCGAGATCGACGAGCACCTGATCGAGCTGCCGGGCGGCCGGTGCGGCTGGCGCGTCAGCCTGCCGGCGATGATGTCGTACTGGAGTGAGCTCGCCCGCGACATCGTGCTGCCGCCGGCCGGGACGGCCACGATCCTGGTCCGTGCCAAGCGCACCTCGCCGCCATACGTCGGCGACCACCTCATCGAAGGGCTGCAGGAGCGGTTGGGGTCCGATTTCCGGCTGCTGGATTTCGACTGCAACCACATGGTGCCCTACGCCGCGCCGGCGGAAGTCGCCGCGCTGACGCGCGAACTGCTCGAGGCCCGCTGA
- a CDS encoding TIGR02569 family protein, with amino-acid sequence MNVEPPPEHVLAAFGLTGVNPVYLGASWEGGWRCGEVVLSLVADHARAAWSARVRETLFVDGVRLARPVRSTDGRYVVSGWRADTFVAGTPEPRHDEVVSAAVRLHEATGKLERPRFLTQGPTAPWGDVDIFIAADRAAWEERPLSSVPPGARTAPPTADAERSVELINQLATLRRPTKSPNQVVHGDLYGTVLFVGTAAPGITDITPYWRPASWAAGVVVVDALSWGEADDGLIERWNALPEWPQMLLRALMFRLAVHALHPRSTAEAFPGLARTAALVRLVL; translated from the coding sequence GTGAATGTCGAGCCACCGCCGGAGCATGTGCTGGCGGCGTTTGGTTTGACCGGTGTGAACCCCGTCTATCTGGGGGCTAGCTGGGAGGGCGGCTGGCGCTGCGGCGAGGTCGTGCTGTCACTGGTGGCCGACCACGCCCGGGCGGCTTGGTCGGCCCGGGTGCGGGAGACGTTGTTCGTCGACGGTGTTCGGCTGGCCCGCCCGGTCCGCTCGACGGACGGGCGGTACGTGGTTTCGGGCTGGCGGGCCGATACCTTCGTCGCCGGCACGCCCGAACCTCGGCACGACGAGGTGGTCTCGGCGGCGGTGCGCCTGCACGAGGCGACCGGCAAACTGGAACGTCCCCGATTTCTGACCCAGGGCCCCACCGCGCCGTGGGGCGACGTGGACATCTTCATCGCCGCCGACCGTGCCGCGTGGGAGGAGCGGCCGCTGTCGTCGGTGCCCCCGGGCGCCCGGACCGCGCCGCCGACGGCCGACGCCGAGCGGTCGGTGGAGCTGATCAACCAGCTGGCCACCCTGCGCCGGCCGACCAAGAGCCCGAACCAGGTGGTGCACGGAGACCTCTACGGGACAGTGCTTTTCGTCGGCACCGCCGCCCCGGGGATCACCGACATCACCCCCTACTGGCGGCCCGCGTCGTGGGCGGCCGGCGTCGTCGTCGTCGACGCCCTGTCCTGGGGCGAGGCCGACGACGGACTCATCGAACGCTGGAACGCGTTGCCGGAGTGGCCGCAGATGTTGTTGCGCGCCTTGATGTTTCGCCTGGCGGTCCACGCGTTGCACCCACGCTCGACCGCCGAGGCCTTTCCCGGGCTGGCCCGCACCGCGGCGCTGGTCCGGTTGGTGCTCTAG
- a CDS encoding ATP-dependent DNA helicase — MPGARRRGSAVNPRYSPAELACALGVFPPTDEQAAVIAAPPGPLVVIAGAGAGKTETMAARVVWLVANGYAEPGQVLGLTFTRKAAGQLLRRVRSRLARLAGVGWSPDGAAPTEAPTVSTYHAFAGSVIREHGLLLPIEPDTRLLGETELWQLAFDVVSGYRGELRTDKTPAAVTSMVLRLWGQLAEHLVDTRQLGDTHVELERLIHALPAGPYQRDRGPSQWLLRLLATQTQRAELVPLLDALNERMRAEKTMDFGVQMACAARLAANFPQVGEDLRGRYRVVLLDEYQDTGHAQRVALSALFGGGVDDGLALTAVGDPIQSIYGWRGASATNLPRFTTDFPLSDGTPAPVLELRTSWRNPPRALRLANAISAEARRRSVAVRALRARPDAPPGTVRCALLPDVQAERRWIADELAARYRRADGVTPPTAAVLVRRNADAAPIADALRARGIPVEVVGLAGLLSVPEVADVVAMLRLVADPTAGAAAMRVLTGPRWRLGGRDIAALWRRARKLGEGPGAGGTSAAESIAIAAGPDADTACLADAIADPGPADAYSAAGYQRIGALAAELRALRGHLGHSLPDLVAEVRRVLGVDCDVRAAAAPNAGWAGTEHLDAFADVVARYAERADAAGAPDRCATASVSGLLAFLDVAESVENGLSPAPSVAARDRVQVLTVHSAKGLEWQVVAVAHLSGGIFPSTASRSTWLTDAAELPPLLRGDRASAGALGIPVLDTSDVTNRKQLSDKIFEHRRQLEQRRVDEERRLLYVAVTRAEDTLLVSGHHWGATGIRPRGPSDFLCEIKEIIDRSAAAGEPCGVVDQWAPAPADGDRNPLRDNTVEALWPADPLASRRADVERGAAWVTRAMSGDPDEAGADIEGWAADVDALLAERARLVEPPPGVLPSQLSVSGLVDLARDPAGAAARLRHRLPTRPDPHALLGNAFHSWVQQFYGAECLFDLADLPGAADSDVGDTRELAALQEAFTESPWAARTPIAVEVPFEMPIGDTLVRGRIDAVFADADGGATVVDWKTGEPPRGPEAMRQAAVQLAVYRLAWAALSGVPESSVRTAFYHVRARTTIAPDDLPAPAELAGLLAGPTG, encoded by the coding sequence ATGCCCGGCGCACGCCGACGGGGCAGCGCAGTGAACCCGCGCTACAGCCCGGCCGAATTAGCTTGTGCGCTCGGGGTTTTCCCGCCCACCGACGAGCAGGCCGCCGTCATCGCGGCACCGCCCGGGCCGCTGGTCGTCATCGCGGGCGCCGGCGCCGGCAAGACCGAGACCATGGCCGCGCGGGTGGTGTGGCTCGTCGCCAACGGCTACGCCGAACCCGGCCAGGTGCTGGGCTTGACGTTCACCCGCAAGGCCGCCGGCCAGCTGCTGCGCCGGGTCCGGTCCCGGCTGGCCCGGCTGGCCGGCGTCGGCTGGAGTCCCGACGGCGCGGCGCCCACCGAAGCCCCTACGGTCAGCACGTACCACGCCTTCGCCGGTTCGGTGATCCGCGAGCACGGGCTGTTGTTGCCCATCGAGCCCGACACCCGGCTGCTCGGCGAGACCGAGCTGTGGCAGCTGGCGTTCGACGTGGTGAGCGGGTATCGGGGGGAGCTGCGCACCGACAAGACCCCCGCCGCGGTCACGTCGATGGTGCTGCGGTTGTGGGGTCAGCTGGCCGAACACCTGGTGGACACCCGCCAGCTCGGCGATACCCACGTGGAGCTGGAGCGGCTGATCCACGCGCTGCCGGCGGGCCCCTATCAGCGCGACCGCGGCCCCAGCCAGTGGTTGCTGCGGCTGCTGGCCACCCAGACCCAGCGCGCCGAGCTGGTACCGCTGCTCGACGCGCTGAACGAGCGCATGCGGGCCGAAAAGACGATGGACTTCGGCGTGCAGATGGCGTGCGCGGCACGGCTGGCCGCGAACTTTCCGCAGGTCGGTGAGGATCTGCGCGGCCGCTACCGGGTGGTGCTGCTCGACGAGTACCAAGACACCGGGCATGCCCAGCGGGTGGCCCTGTCGGCGTTGTTCGGCGGCGGTGTCGACGACGGGCTGGCGCTGACCGCCGTCGGCGACCCGATTCAGTCGATCTACGGCTGGCGCGGCGCCTCGGCGACCAACCTGCCGCGCTTCACCACCGACTTCCCGCTGTCCGACGGCACACCCGCGCCGGTCCTCGAGCTGCGGACCAGCTGGCGCAACCCGCCGCGGGCCTTGCGGCTGGCCAACGCGATATCGGCGGAGGCGCGTCGCAGGTCCGTGGCGGTGCGCGCGCTGCGGGCGCGCCCGGACGCCCCGCCCGGGACCGTCCGCTGCGCATTGCTTCCCGATGTGCAGGCCGAACGGCGGTGGATCGCCGACGAGCTCGCCGCGCGATACCGGCGGGCTGACGGCGTCACCCCGCCGACCGCCGCGGTTCTGGTGCGCCGCAACGCCGACGCCGCCCCGATCGCCGATGCCCTGCGCGCCCGCGGCATCCCGGTCGAGGTCGTCGGATTGGCCGGGCTGCTGTCCGTCCCCGAGGTCGCCGACGTCGTGGCCATGCTGCGGCTTGTGGCCGACCCGACGGCGGGCGCGGCGGCGATGCGGGTGCTCACGGGTCCGCGCTGGCGCCTCGGCGGTCGGGACATCGCCGCGTTATGGCGGCGCGCCCGGAAACTCGGCGAAGGCCCGGGCGCGGGCGGGACGTCCGCGGCGGAATCGATCGCGATCGCCGCCGGCCCGGACGCCGACACCGCGTGCCTGGCCGACGCGATCGCGGACCCCGGCCCGGCCGACGCGTATTCGGCCGCGGGATATCAGCGCATCGGTGCGCTCGCCGCCGAACTGCGCGCCCTGCGCGGCCACCTCGGCCATTCGCTGCCGGACCTGGTCGCCGAGGTGCGCCGCGTGCTGGGCGTCGACTGCGACGTGCGTGCCGCGGCCGCGCCGAACGCGGGCTGGGCCGGCACCGAACACCTCGACGCGTTCGCCGACGTCGTCGCCCGCTACGCCGAACGAGCCGACGCCGCCGGCGCGCCGGACCGTTGCGCCACGGCATCGGTGTCGGGCCTGCTGGCCTTCCTGGACGTGGCCGAGTCCGTCGAGAACGGCCTGTCGCCGGCGCCGTCGGTGGCCGCGCGCGACCGCGTCCAGGTGCTCACGGTGCACTCCGCGAAGGGGTTGGAGTGGCAGGTGGTGGCGGTGGCACACCTGTCGGGCGGAATCTTTCCGTCGACCGCGTCCCGGAGCACCTGGCTCACCGACGCGGCCGAGCTGCCGCCGCTGCTGCGGGGCGACCGCGCCTCGGCGGGCGCACTGGGCATCCCGGTGCTGGACACCTCGGACGTCACCAATCGAAAGCAGCTGTCGGACAAGATCTTCGAGCATCGCCGCCAGCTCGAACAGCGACGCGTCGACGAGGAACGCCGGCTGCTGTATGTCGCCGTCACCCGGGCCGAGGACACCCTGCTGGTGTCGGGTCACCATTGGGGTGCCACCGGGATCAGACCGCGCGGCCCGTCGGATTTCCTGTGTGAGATAAAGGAGATCATCGACCGTTCGGCCGCGGCCGGGGAACCCTGCGGGGTGGTCGACCAGTGGGCGCCCGCCCCGGCCGACGGCGACCGCAATCCGTTGCGCGACAACACCGTCGAGGCGTTGTGGCCCGCCGATCCGCTGGCCTCCCGCCGCGCCGACGTCGAGCGCGGCGCGGCGTGGGTGACGCGGGCGATGTCGGGCGATCCGGACGAGGCGGGTGCCGACATCGAGGGGTGGGCCGCCGACGTCGACGCCCTGCTCGCCGAGCGCGCGCGGTTGGTGGAACCGCCCCCCGGCGTGCTGCCCAGTCAGCTGTCGGTCAGCGGCCTGGTGGACCTGGCCCGCGACCCCGCGGGCGCGGCGGCGCGGCTGAGGCATCGGCTGCCGACGCGACCGGACCCGCATGCGCTGCTGGGCAACGCGTTTCACTCCTGGGTACAGCAGTTCTACGGTGCCGAGTGCCTGTTCGATCTCGCCGACCTGCCGGGTGCGGCGGACTCCGACGTCGGCGACACCCGGGAGCTGGCCGCCTTGCAGGAGGCGTTCACCGAATCGCCGTGGGCGGCCCGGACCCCCATCGCCGTCGAGGTGCCGTTCGAGATGCCGATCGGCGACACCCTGGTGCGCGGCCGCATCGACGCGGTGTTCGCCGACGCCGACGGCGGCGCCACGGTCGTCGACTGGAAGACCGGCGAGCCGCCGCGCGGGCCGGAAGCCATGCGCCAGGCCGCCGTCCAACTCGCCGTCTACCGCCTGGCGTGGGCCGCCTTGTCCGGTGTCCCGGAATCGTCGGTGCGGACGGCCTTCTATCACGTGCGCGCCCGCACCACGATCGCCCCCGACGATCTGCCCGCCCCCGCCGAACTGGCCGGGTTGCTGGCCGGCCCCACCGGGTGA
- a CDS encoding ATP-dependent DNA helicase codes for MSYTWDAEARALLVPGVRGPIRVLGGPGTGKSSLLVEAAVAQIDAGLDPESVLLLTGSGRLGMRARSALTTALLRPRSAGPCRAAVREPLVRTVHGYAYAVLRRAAERAGDAPPRLVTSAEQDAIIRELLAGDLEDGPRAATAWPAHLHPALATAGFATELRNMLARCAERGADPQELERLGRRCRRPEWTAAGQFARQYEQVMLLRAAVGTAAPQATTPALGAAELVGAALEAFAIDPELLATERGRVRVLLVDDAQQLDPQAARLVRVLAAGAELALIAGDPNQAVFGFRGGESAGLLQGDSPSVTLTVSHRCAPAVARAVSGIAARLPGGSGGRRIEGTGSEEGSVAVRLAASAHAEAAMIADALRRAHLVDGVPWSQMAVIVRSVPRAGARLPRALAAAGVPVAAPAASGPLSDEPAARALLTVLAATADGLDGARALALLTGPIGRVDPVSLRQLRRTLQRANPDRASGDFADLLAETLSGDGSPSGPQFRPLQRVRAVLDAAARCHRAGQDPRYTLWAAWQRSGLQRRWLAAADRGGPTGAQATRDLEAVTALFDITDQYVSRTSGASLRGLVDHVDALHLPSVNQEPVSTVEQVRVLSAHAALGHEWDLVVIAGLQEGLWPNTVPRGGVLGTQRLLDVLDGVAGEASARAPLLAEERRLLVSAMGRARRRLLVTAVDSDTGGADQEAALPSAFCYELAQWADGEVDPAAAQPVSAPRVLSAAALVGRLRGVVCAPDGAVDDAGRACAATQLARLARAGVPGADPAGWHGLIPVSTSEPLRDDGEVVTLTPSTLQTLNDCPLRWLAERHGGTDPRDLRSTVGSVLHALVAEPHRSEPELLAELERAWRHLPFEAEWHSANELARHRAMIEAFLEWRAQTRDTLTEVGVEVEIDGTLAASGDGGGDVRLRGRVDRLERDAAGRLVIVDIKTGKTPVSKDDAQQHAQLAMYQLAVAEGMMPGGPNDSEPGGARLVYVGKAGASGPTEREQDPLTPAAREEWRELVRRAAEATAGPRFVARRNDGCSHCPIRPSCPAHADGAAQ; via the coding sequence ATGTCGTACACCTGGGACGCCGAGGCGCGGGCGCTGCTGGTCCCCGGCGTGCGCGGGCCCATCCGGGTGCTGGGCGGGCCGGGCACCGGTAAGAGCAGCCTGCTGGTCGAGGCTGCGGTCGCCCAGATCGACGCCGGCCTCGACCCGGAATCGGTTCTGCTGCTTACCGGTTCCGGCCGGCTGGGGATGCGGGCCCGCAGCGCCTTGACGACGGCGTTGCTGCGGCCACGCTCCGCCGGGCCCTGCCGGGCCGCCGTCCGGGAGCCCTTGGTGCGTACCGTGCACGGCTACGCGTACGCGGTGCTGCGGCGGGCCGCCGAGCGCGCCGGCGACGCGCCCCCGCGGCTGGTCACCAGCGCCGAGCAGGACGCCATCATCCGCGAGCTGCTGGCCGGTGACCTCGAGGACGGACCGCGCGCTGCGACGGCATGGCCCGCCCACCTGCACCCGGCGCTGGCCACCGCCGGCTTCGCCACCGAACTGCGAAACATGTTGGCGCGCTGCGCCGAGCGCGGTGCGGACCCGCAGGAGCTGGAGCGGCTGGGCCGTCGGTGCCGGCGTCCGGAATGGACCGCCGCCGGCCAGTTCGCGCGACAGTACGAGCAGGTGATGCTGCTGCGGGCGGCCGTCGGGACCGCGGCGCCGCAGGCGACGACGCCCGCGCTGGGCGCCGCCGAACTGGTGGGCGCCGCCCTGGAAGCCTTCGCGATCGATCCCGAGCTGCTGGCCACCGAGCGGGGCCGGGTGCGGGTCTTGCTGGTCGACGACGCCCAGCAGCTCGACCCGCAGGCGGCCCGCCTGGTTCGGGTGCTCGCGGCGGGTGCCGAGCTGGCGTTGATCGCCGGGGACCCCAACCAGGCGGTGTTCGGCTTTCGGGGCGGTGAATCCGCCGGGCTGCTTCAGGGGGATTCGCCGTCGGTGACGTTGACGGTCTCGCATCGCTGCGCGCCGGCGGTCGCCCGCGCCGTCAGCGGCATCGCGGCCCGGCTGCCCGGCGGCAGCGGCGGCAGGCGGATCGAGGGCACCGGGAGCGAGGAGGGATCGGTCGCGGTGCGCCTGGCCGCGTCGGCGCACGCGGAGGCGGCGATGATCGCCGACGCGCTGCGACGCGCGCACCTGGTCGACGGCGTGCCGTGGTCGCAGATGGCGGTCATCGTCCGGTCGGTGCCGCGGGCCGGCGCCCGGTTGCCGCGCGCGTTGGCCGCGGCCGGGGTGCCGGTGGCCGCACCGGCGGCAAGCGGACCGCTGTCCGACGAGCCGGCTGCCCGCGCGCTGCTGACCGTCCTGGCGGCGACCGCCGACGGGCTCGACGGTGCGCGGGCCCTGGCGCTGCTGACCGGTCCCATCGGTCGCGTCGACCCGGTTTCGCTGCGGCAGCTGCGCCGAACGCTGCAGCGCGCCAACCCCGATCGCGCATCGGGGGATTTTGCGGATCTGTTGGCCGAGACGCTGTCCGGTGACGGCTCGCCGTCAGGTCCGCAATTTCGCCCGCTGCAGCGGGTGCGTGCGGTGCTGGATGCGGCCGCGCGCTGCCATCGTGCGGGGCAAGACCCGCGCTACACGCTGTGGGCCGCCTGGCAGCGGTCCGGCCTGCAGCGGCGCTGGCTGGCGGCCGCCGATCGGGGCGGCCCGACCGGTGCCCAGGCCACCCGTGACCTGGAGGCGGTCACCGCGTTGTTCGACATCACCGACCAGTACGTGTCGCGCACGTCGGGCGCGTCGCTGCGCGGGCTCGTCGACCACGTGGACGCGCTGCACCTGCCGAGTGTGAACCAGGAGCCGGTGTCGACCGTGGAGCAGGTGCGGGTGCTCAGCGCACACGCCGCCCTGGGACACGAATGGGACCTGGTGGTCATCGCTGGGCTGCAGGAGGGGTTGTGGCCCAACACGGTTCCGCGCGGCGGTGTTCTGGGCACCCAGCGGTTGCTGGACGTGCTGGACGGTGTCGCCGGGGAGGCGTCGGCGCGGGCGCCGCTGCTGGCCGAGGAGCGCCGGCTGCTGGTGTCGGCGATGGGCCGGGCCCGGCGCCGCTTGTTGGTGACCGCCGTGGACAGCGACACGGGCGGCGCGGACCAAGAGGCCGCGCTGCCGTCGGCGTTTTGTTACGAACTCGCGCAGTGGGCCGACGGCGAGGTGGACCCGGCTGCCGCGCAACCGGTCTCGGCGCCCCGGGTATTGTCCGCGGCGGCCTTGGTGGGCCGGCTGCGCGGTGTCGTGTGCGCGCCCGACGGCGCGGTCGACGATGCCGGGCGCGCCTGCGCGGCAACGCAATTAGCGCGGTTGGCCCGGGCCGGGGTCCCGGGCGCCGACCCGGCCGGCTGGCACGGCCTGATCCCGGTCAGCACCAGCGAACCGCTGCGTGACGACGGCGAGGTCGTCACCCTGACCCCGTCGACCCTGCAGACGCTCAACGACTGCCCGCTGCGCTGGCTGGCCGAGCGGCATGGGGGGACCGACCCACGCGACCTGCGCTCCACCGTCGGTTCGGTGCTGCACGCCCTAGTCGCCGAACCGCACCGAAGCGAACCGGAATTGCTGGCCGAGCTGGAGCGGGCCTGGCGGCACCTGCCCTTCGAGGCCGAGTGGCATTCGGCCAACGAGCTGGCGCGGCACCGCGCGATGATCGAGGCCTTCCTCGAGTGGCGGGCGCAGACCCGCGACACGCTGACCGAGGTCGGCGTCGAGGTCGAGATCGACGGAACCCTGGCCGCGTCGGGCGATGGCGGCGGGGACGTCCGGCTGCGCGGCCGGGTCGACCGGTTGGAGCGCGATGCCGCCGGCCGGCTGGTGATCGTCGACATCAAGACCGGCAAAACGCCCGTCAGCAAGGACGATGCCCAGCAACACGCGCAGCTGGCGATGTATCAGCTGGCGGTCGCCGAGGGCATGATGCCGGGCGGGCCAAACGATTCAGAGCCCGGCGGCGCGCGGCTGGTCTACGTCGGCAAGGCCGGGGCATCGGGACCCACGGAACGCGAACAGGATCCGCTGACGCCGGCCGCCCGTGAGGAATGGCGCGAGCTGGTCCGGCGCGCGGCCGAGGCGACCGCCGGGCCGCGGTTCGTCGCCCGGCGCAATGACGGATGCTCGCACTGCCCGATACGACCCTCATGCCCGGCGCACGCCGACGGGGCAGCGCAGTGA
- a CDS encoding TrkA family potassium uptake protein encodes MRNGRSRQLSGLEETLTAQRGHQLVGVVRIPEEHASPIRVITRRVAIALVVLFAAAVIVYADRNGYRDVRGEPLTFLDCLYFSAVSLSTTGYGDITPYTETARLVHTLIFTALRIAFLAVLVGTTLEVLSERSRQGWKIQRWRSRVRNHTIVIGYGTKGKTAVTAILGDEAAQGDVVVVDTDRGTLEHAASAGLVTVHGDATKADVLRLAGAQHAASIIVATNRDDTAVLVTLTAREIAPNAKIVASIRESENQHLLQQSGADSVVVSSATAGRLLGLATTTPSVVEMIEDLLTPDFGLAIAEREVEPTEVGGSPRHLRDIVLGVVRDGHLLRIGSPEVDAVEANDRLLYIRHAGH; translated from the coding sequence GTGCGCAACGGTAGGTCCCGACAACTGAGCGGTCTGGAAGAAACGCTCACCGCCCAGCGAGGCCACCAGTTGGTCGGCGTGGTGCGCATCCCCGAGGAGCACGCCAGCCCCATTCGCGTCATCACTCGCCGCGTGGCCATCGCGCTGGTGGTGTTGTTCGCCGCGGCCGTCATCGTCTACGCGGACCGCAACGGGTACCGCGATGTGCGGGGCGAGCCGCTGACCTTTCTGGACTGCCTGTATTTCTCCGCGGTGTCGCTGTCGACGACCGGCTACGGCGACATCACCCCGTACACCGAAACCGCGCGTTTGGTGCACACCCTGATCTTTACCGCGCTGCGGATCGCGTTCCTGGCCGTGCTGGTCGGCACGACCCTCGAGGTGCTCTCCGAGCGGTCCCGGCAAGGGTGGAAGATTCAGCGTTGGAGGAGCAGAGTGCGCAACCACACGATCGTGATCGGCTACGGCACCAAGGGCAAGACTGCGGTCACCGCCATCCTCGGCGACGAGGCCGCCCAGGGGGACGTCGTGGTCGTCGACACCGATCGGGGCACCCTCGAGCACGCCGCGAGCGCGGGGCTGGTCACCGTGCACGGCGACGCGACCAAGGCCGACGTGCTGCGGCTGGCCGGGGCGCAACACGCGGCGTCGATCATCGTCGCCACCAACCGCGACGACACCGCGGTGCTGGTCACGTTGACCGCGCGGGAGATCGCCCCCAACGCCAAGATCGTGGCGTCCATCCGGGAATCCGAAAACCAGCACCTGCTGCAGCAATCGGGCGCGGACTCGGTGGTGGTCTCCTCGGCGACCGCCGGTCGCCTGCTCGGGCTTGCCACCACCACCCCCAGCGTGGTCGAGATGATCGAGGACCTGCTGACACCGGACTTCGGGTTGGCGATCGCCGAACGGGAGGTGGAGCCGACCGAGGTCGGCGGTTCCCCGCGGCACCTGCGCGACATCGTGCTCGGCGTGGTGCGCGACGGCCACCTGCTGCGCATCGGTTCGCCCGAGGTGGACGCCGTCGAGGCCAACGACCGGCTGCTCTACATCCGGCACGCGGGGCACTGA